The Campylobacter concisus DNA window TATCAACAGAGAACGCCGTGTAAAAGAGCTTTTTAAGAGCTTTGAGGACGAGAGTGAAAACGAAGAGAATGAAGATAGCGAAGACGATATAGACGAGGAAGATGAAGAAAACGAAGAGAACGAAGCTCCTAAAAAATCAGCCAAAAACGATAAACGCGCTGAAAAAGTTATAGAGAGCTTTAAGGCCCTCGAAAAAGCCAAAAAAGAGTGGCTAAAGACTGCAAACAAACAAGATAAAGTTGAAAGCGATGACACAGCTTCAAAGATGACTCTTGCATTTAAAAAGAAAATTTTAAAAGAGAAGCTGATGGACCTTGGTCCAACAAGTAAGCTAATTAGCGAAATCGTAAAATCAATGGAAACAGCACTAAAAAGCGACGACGAATTTGACAGAGAGCTAAAACGTTTGGAGTATCGCTTGCCAATGTTTAGCGATGAGCTTAAGAAAAATCACAAAAGCATACTAAAAGATATCATCAAGCTTAGTAAAGAAGAGATCGCAGCTCGCGTGCCAGAAGCTACAATGGTCTCAACTTATGTCGAGATCAAAAAGCTATTTACTACAAAAGAGGCGAGCAAGCAAGGCTTTGATCTTGAGCCAACAAGGCTAAAAGAAATTTTAGAGCAGATCAAACGTGGAAAGAAAATTTCTGACGAGGCAAAAGCCAGAATGGCTAAGTCAAATCTTCGTCTAGTTGTAAGTATCGCGAAACGCTATACAAATAGAGGCTTGCCATTTTTAGATCTCATCCAAGAGGGCAACATCGGCCTTATGAAGGCGGTTGATAAATTTGAATACAGAAAAGGTTATAAATTTTCAACCTACGCCACATGGTGGATCCGCCAGGCTATTTCGCGTGCGATCGCCGATCAGGCAAGGACGATTAGAATACCTATCCATATGATAGAAACGATAAATCGTATCAACAAAATAAACCGCAAATACCTCCAAGAAGAGGGAAAAGAGCCTGATGTAAGCGTTATCGCAAAAGAGGTTGGGCTAAGCGTTGATAAGGTAAAGCAAGTCATCAAGATCACAAAAGAGCCGATCAGTCTCGAAGCTCCGATCGCAAACGAAGAAGACGGTAAATTTGGGGATTTTGTAGAGGATAAAAGCTCACTTTCTCCAATTGATCAAATTTTAAAAAGTGACCTTAGAGAGCAGATAGATGACGTACTTTCACAGCTAAATGAGCGTGAAAAAGCGGTTATTTCGATGAGATTTGGCTTGCTTGAAGATGAGAGCGACCGCACACTTGAAGAGATCGGCAAGGCCCTAAATGTCACTCGTGAGCGCGTCCGCCAGATAGAAAGCTCAGCTATCAAAAAACTAAAACACCCAAAAGTCGGTAGAAAACTTAAAAACTACATTGAGGGCTAAAAGCCCTTTTCTTTTGGATATTTTCCTTAAGACTTTCTCTTTAGCTTTATAAAATTTAAATTTGATAATTTTTAGCAATAAATTTTACTAGCAAAACTACATTAATTTCATTATTGAAAGACTAGATCTAAATTTTATTTAGCCATTAAACCAACTTAAAAATAGAAACACAAAAAAACTTAATATTTTTTAAAGAATAAAGTTAGATAAAAAGAATTTACCGGTGCAAGACCGGTAAAAATTTATTCAGCTAGAAGTTTATCTAGTTTTGCGACCAAACTCGTAGTATCGTGAGCTTTAGCCAAAGATGCAGCATGTAGCTTTAAATTTGCTTGTAAATTTTCTTCCAAGCTCTTTGCTATATCGCTACTATCAAGATTCTCTATACTATTAGCATTTGCCACACTTCTTGCTGCTAGAGCGTTTATGCCCCTAAATACAGCATTTTGTGTTGATCCGATCTCTGAACGAAGCGAATTTATATTTTTTAAAATTTCACCTGTATTTGAGCCGTCATCTTTTACATTTAAAAGAGCATTTGTGCCCAAATTTATATTTTTTGTACTCTCGCCTGTAAAAAATCCAAGCTCAGCATCAAATACGTTTTTGCCATTAAATTTAGCTTCTTTCACGCTATCATTCATAGCATTTCTTAGTGCGTTGATTTCGCCCTTTATGCCTTTTTGTTCATTTGCTGAGAGAGTAGGATTTGTGAGTTTGCTTGAAAGTTCACCTATTTTATCTGTACTTTTACTTAAATTTAAAAGTGTTGAGTCAGCGATCTGAAGCATTCCAATCATATCGTTTGCATTTACTAAACCTTCGTTCAAGACATTTGTTTGTGAAAGCAAACTCTCTGCGATTTGCAAATTTGCACCTGATGCTTTGATCTCACTGTTTGCAGAGATAGCATTTAGTGCCTTCTTCTCGCTATTTTTTGCTTGATCTAAATAATAGTTTCCTGAAGCCTGGTTTGCAGTATAAGTTCCTAACTTCATAACAACTCCTTTTTTATAATTCGCTATTGATTCTACTATAAATTCTATAAAAAGTTGCAAAATCTTTATAAAATCTATTTTTCTTTACTCTTCTAGTCTCACTGCAACTGATCTTTTATGAGCAGTTAGCCCTTCGGCTTCGGCTAGCTGCATACATGATTTGCCAAGATGCATGATACCTTTTCTACTCACTGAAATGATAGAGCTTCTCTTCATGAAATTTTCAACTCCAAGCGGTGAGTAAAATCTCGCGCTTCCGCCAGTTGGCAATGTGTGATTTGGTCCAGCGATATAATCCCCCATCGCTTCAGGCGTAAAGTGTCCAAAAAACATAGCGCCCGCATGAGTCACATCATCAATATAACTTAAAGCATCGTTTGTAGCGATCTCTAGATGCTCAACAGCAAGCTCATTCATGAGGACAAAACACTCTTTTAAATCTTTTGCCACTATTATTGCAGCTTTATTTCTTATGCTTGCACTTGCGATTGGCTCACGTTTTAGCGTCTTTAGCTCATCTTCGATGTGTCTTTGTACCGCTCTTGCAAAAGCCTCTACTGGTGTTATCAAAAAGGCACTTGCTATCTCGTCGTGCTCGGCTTGAGAGAGCATATCGATAGCTATATGGCGAGGATCAGCGCTATCATCAGCGATCACTCCTATCTCACTTGGACCAGCAATCATATCGATATTTACGTCACCATAAACTAGCTTTTTGGCAGTCGCCACGTAGATATTACCAGGTCCTGTGATGACATCAACTTTTGGCACCGTTGTAGTTCCATATGCCATCGCTGCGATCGCACTTGCACCGCCTATTTTAAAGGCTGTTTTGATGCCGCATAGGTGCATTGCAGCAAGAAGCAAGGTATTTACCTTGCCATTTGGTGCTGGGGTGCAAACTACGATCTCTTTTACGCCGGCTACGATCGCTGGGATCGCATTCATAAGAAGCGAGCTAGGATAAGCCGCTTTGCCACCTGGGATATAAAGGCCTGCACGATCAACCGCTGTGTATTTTGCCCCAAGTAATATGTCGTGCTCATCTTTGTAGGTCCAGTCACTTGGCTTTGTGCGCTCATGATAGCTTTTTATCCTATCGTGGGCTAAATTTAAAGCTACTCTTAGGGCGTTATCTAGAGAGTTGTAGGCCGCTTCCATCTCTTTTACGTCAATTATTATGTCGTTTTTGCCTGTGACGTTAAATTTATCAAATTTTGTTATCTGGGCAAAAAGTGCACTATCGCCATCTTTTCTTATCTCGTCTATTACGCTAGCAACCACTGGCATTACAGCACTTATGTCATTATCACTTCGTCTAACAAGCTGCGAAAATTTACTCTCAAAGTCAGCGTCGCTGCTGTGTAAAAATTTCATTTGTGATCCTTTATTTTTAGTTTTCTCTCATATCTTTGCTTTTGTGTAATGTTACCTAAAATTCCGCCCTGGTGGATGTATAAAATTTGGTCCCCAAGCTTATCTAAATTTGCAAAAAGCGTGATGAAGCCAACAGGGTCATATACTAGGTCAAATTCCACGCCACTTTTGCAAATCTCTAGCCAAATCTCATAAAGCTCTGGGTATAAATTCCCAAAATGATACTTCTTTGGCGGATTTAAAATTTGCACCTTGCTATTTTTATCTAGCTCATAAATTTGTTTTTTTAGATAGTCACTATCCCCTACACATGGAGTAGTATAAACGCTAAGATCGGTATGCTTTGCCAGATAGCAAGCACTTGTACCTGTGCCTGATGGTAAAAAAATATCAGGCCTTATCCCACTTTTTTTGCTCCACTCATTTATCTCATTTGCCTGCGCGATAAAGCCAAGCTCGGCTTCACTTTGCGCCACGCCCTCATTTATAAAAAGTGCATTTTGGCTCTTTGCCAGCTCTTTAGCAAATTTCTCACGTTCCTCTTTTATAAAAATTTCCATGCCATTTTCAAGTGCAAATTTGAAATTTCCAACTGGATCTTGCTCTAAATTTGAGCTAAGATGAGATATGACGTAGTAAAATTTAAGCCCCTTTATCTTAGCAAAAAGGCTTAAGCTATACATCGCATTTGACTGGCTTGAGCCGTGAGAAACGATGGCTTTGATGCCGCCAAGATCAGCGTTTAAAAAATACTCTAGCTTTCTTGCTTTGTTGCCGTTAAACTCGCCTAGCAGATCATCTCTTAAAAGCCAAAATTCTCGTCCTCTTAAGCAAATTTTATCAATCACCCTTAAACTCCAAAAATTTCTCTATCTCGTTGATAGCCTCTTTATTTGAGAGTGAAAATTTGATCTCGATGCGCCTTGAAGCGTCCTTGTCCTCGGCTCCGTCTTTAAAAATTAGCTCGTTGTAGCTTCGTCCGCTTGCGACAAGTAGCTTTCTAAGGCGAGTATCGCCACTAAATGAGTTTATAAACTCCATCACTGCGTAAGCTCTTTTTTGTGAAAGCTCTAGATTATAAATGTAGCTTCCGTCGCTATCTGTAAAGCCTTCGATTATGATTTGATCAATATTTGACGCGATATCTTTATCATTTAAAAGCACGTCGAAATATTTACTAAGCGTGGCCTTTAGCTCCTCTTTGACCTCTTCTTTTAAGA harbors:
- the hisD gene encoding histidinol dehydrogenase, which translates into the protein MKFLHSSDADFESKFSQLVRRSDNDISAVMPVVASVIDEIRKDGDSALFAQITKFDKFNVTGKNDIIIDVKEMEAAYNSLDNALRVALNLAHDRIKSYHERTKPSDWTYKDEHDILLGAKYTAVDRAGLYIPGGKAAYPSSLLMNAIPAIVAGVKEIVVCTPAPNGKVNTLLLAAMHLCGIKTAFKIGGASAIAAMAYGTTTVPKVDVITGPGNIYVATAKKLVYGDVNIDMIAGPSEIGVIADDSADPRHIAIDMLSQAEHDEIASAFLITPVEAFARAVQRHIEDELKTLKREPIASASIRNKAAIIVAKDLKECFVLMNELAVEHLEIATNDALSYIDDVTHAGAMFFGHFTPEAMGDYIAGPNHTLPTGGSARFYSPLGVENFMKRSSIISVSRKGIMHLGKSCMQLAEAEGLTAHKRSVAVRLEE
- a CDS encoding flagellin — protein: MKLGTYTANQASGNYYLDQAKNSEKKALNAISANSEIKASGANLQIAESLLSQTNVLNEGLVNANDMIGMLQIADSTLLNLSKSTDKIGELSSKLTNPTLSANEQKGIKGEINALRNAMNDSVKEAKFNGKNVFDAELGFFTGESTKNINLGTNALLNVKDDGSNTGEILKNINSLRSEIGSTQNAVFRGINALAARSVANANSIENLDSSDIAKSLEENLQANLKLHAASLAKAHDTTSLVAKLDKLLAE
- the rpoD gene encoding RNA polymerase sigma factor RpoD, translating into MSAAKDSFSQIEELFAENAKGFLTYEKLVKLLDKAPTATIVKKIEQLAKTNKVQLITSAEAAKLRNLADAKKRQENAQKSDQDIDEDLDLSGESDLLEWSRSDSPVRMYLREMGQIALLTKDEEVEISKRIELGEDIIIDAFCSVPFLIDFILDYKEPLINRERRVKELFKSFEDESENEENEDSEDDIDEEDEENEENEAPKKSAKNDKRAEKVIESFKALEKAKKEWLKTANKQDKVESDDTASKMTLAFKKKILKEKLMDLGPTSKLISEIVKSMETALKSDDEFDRELKRLEYRLPMFSDELKKNHKSILKDIIKLSKEEIAARVPEATMVSTYVEIKKLFTTKEASKQGFDLEPTRLKEILEQIKRGKKISDEAKARMAKSNLRLVVSIAKRYTNRGLPFLDLIQEGNIGLMKAVDKFEYRKGYKFSTYATWWIRQAISRAIADQARTIRIPIHMIETINRINKINRKYLQEEGKEPDVSVIAKEVGLSVDKVKQVIKITKEPISLEAPIANEEDGKFGDFVEDKSSLSPIDQILKSDLREQIDDVLSQLNEREKAVISMRFGLLEDESDRTLEEIGKALNVTRERVRQIESSAIKKLKHPKVGRKLKNYIEG
- a CDS encoding pyridoxal-phosphate dependent enzyme yields the protein MIDKICLRGREFWLLRDDLLGEFNGNKARKLEYFLNADLGGIKAIVSHGSSQSNAMYSLSLFAKIKGLKFYYVISHLSSNLEQDPVGNFKFALENGMEIFIKEEREKFAKELAKSQNALFINEGVAQSEAELGFIAQANEINEWSKKSGIRPDIFLPSGTGTSACYLAKHTDLSVYTTPCVGDSDYLKKQIYELDKNSKVQILNPPKKYHFGNLYPELYEIWLEICKSGVEFDLVYDPVGFITLFANLDKLGDQILYIHQGGILGNITQKQRYERKLKIKDHK